The Plasmodium coatneyi strain Hackeri chromosome 11, complete sequence DNA segment ggaagcagaaaaaaattaccgccttttttgttaaaaaaaacgttaaAAAAGAGTGCATTTCTAATGATGAAGCTAGCAGTAGTACCCCcgtaaaaggagaaacgaacgaggaggagaagaaaatgaaggtaGACGATCCTAGTTTGCGCTCCCTGGAGAAGAAGAGCCCTTTCCCAGTGGAAGGCGCCTGCACTACGATGAATGTTACAAATAACCCATTGTATAATGATGCCCCCCCGGTCAGTGCGAAGAAACGCTCACTGGAACAGTGCCTTCTGGAAAATTTCATCTCAAAGCGGAAGAAGCTGGGTCAACTGCACGATAACAGCTTGGCCGGCCTTACGCACAGCAACTCTGGTTCTATTCCCTACAAAAAAGTGAACTCCTTAGACAACGGCCTCGATAACAACGTCATAATTATTAACCACGAGAAAATCAACAATTTGAAGTACACGGAGCTGTTCGAAATGTTCCAAACCGATTTCCAAAAGTGGATGCAAATAAATAACcgaatatggaaaaataatcGAAGCCAAATTAAGAAAATCAGAAATGAGGACAAGTctaagaggaagaagtattCCCTCGgggatgaggaggaagaccgaaacggaaggagaaggagtgGAGCAAATTCCTTCTCCCACCTTGCCGATGCGGATGATGAAAAGACTAATGCCCAAAAATTGTCCACCCTGGAACCGAAATATTTGCACTCCATTCAGAACGCGATGGATATTGTGCACCTGTACAAGaaggtgaaaaggaagaaagtagCCCCCAcgtcaaaaaaaggaaagcataATAACACAAACCCCTCCGCCGTTGGTGGAAACAGTTCCAGTGCCCCTATGAATATCTCCACAAAGAACGAAAAACAGACTTTGCTAAAACCATACTTTGAATACTTCAAACACGAAACGGAGTCAGATTCTTCCAACGATGAAGGTGACATATTCAGTGATACGAATCTGATCGACGAGCATGATGACGACGGAATATACTACGCAATTGtgtctttaaaaaatatgaacaaattttacaaaataaaaattcaaatttaTAGACATATTTACATCAATAATTATGATCCCCTGGACATAAAAAGTAACAACAAGATTACCATCAAATTGGTTTCTGCGTCTGGACCGTCCAACTCCCCCGACAgtgaaaatttcaaatttCACGCCAACGCATTTGCACACTGTTTCTTACccagaaatgtaaaaatatttaatttataCGAATTTATTATGTCTGAGAGGTACTTCAACAGATACGTAGTGAACACGCTGAATGCCAACTACCACGAAAGTATTGTCTCTGTTTACGAGACGAAAATTCCACTTTACTTTGATTTCCTAAGCAGATATGGAAACTCCGTAGAAATCGACTCGAATAATTACAACTCCATTTTtgatgaaaataaatgtttTAAATCGCACTGCTTCTCCAAGGTCGAGAAGAACAAACTGAAAAATGCTTCTCAAGATTATTTGGATGACGTCCattttgtatatgtgcacattttccaCACTCTGGTGGATAATGTGTGCAACCGTATCTTCATCGGCGTATACGATCAGTTTGATGATAATACAGATGAACAGCTGTTGGGGTGTATGCTCATGTTTAGCGGCGTCGGCAAGGAGGGTGACTCCCCCTTCAACCCGTATGAGGTCTTCCTCAATTTTACACACCTACAGGGCGATACCAGCGTGAACAACACAGTGGATGGGGAACACGCCCATAAGCAAGCGCAAGGGAACCTGCTCGACAGAGACTTTTTCATCAAAAACGTGCAGAGAGATTTCCTCTTCATGTACCATTACCGAAAGTTCGAAACGTATTTTGAAGACAACCCCAATGTGTATAAAGTGTTGGAGCATTTGGATCTGTATTTGAATAAATACCGAAGCAACATCCTGAcgggaaagaagaagtataTCTTCTACGTTTCATCCACCATAGATAGGAACAAACTGGGATGGTGGAGCACCAACAAATATTTCCCTTGCTACttttacaaatttgaaaatccTGCAAAGTATCAAAACGTAAGTCGCATCACTTACAAGAAGGATGCATTCAATTTGTCTCTACAACTCTTTTATGAGAATTATCacaaagtggaagaagatttaaatttttctagAATATCGAATATACCTCTTTTCAACTTGCTAAatgtgaacagaaaaaaccAGAAgcacaaatttatatatgataCGCTGTATGCATCTTTCTTGAAAAGATATAAGGGGATTTTATGGCTGTCCTACTTTGGGCACTACGATTTGGGAATCCCCTGCTTAAATATCAACAACTTTTGTGACTACGATTTGGTGAAAAAGAACAGTGACATAATAAACCAAGGCATTTACCGTGGTTATATAGTGCACCTATTTTTTAATGAGtccctcatttttaacaGCGTTAGACTGTTCACCAAGTATGCTAATGTGAAAGCCTCCACTGAGTATTATCACTCCTCGATTGCTAGTAGGAATACCCACGTTAAGAAAGGGGACCACAAAGGAGGGGGGGGCACTGAACATGACGCTGTGGCCAAGTGGCGCCAACGGATGAAGTACGTAAAACAGAATGACCAGATGGAAGATGAGTTGGACGAAGATGACATGTCCACGACGGACGACAATTATAACAAACTGGGAGGAATTGCACACCGGAAAGGAAGAACGGGCTTCATGCAATATAGAATGGGTGATGGTACGAACAGACATAGCCACCAAAACAGCGACGATGAATGGGATGACTATGGTGAAGACGACGAAGGGGATGACCAGTCCAACttgaacgaaaaaaaaaacatagtcaaaaataaatacgaCATAAATACCATCGTGGAACAGAATTCACACGTCTCCCAGTTTAGTAACCACGCATTCAAAATATTGGGGAGGTCACTAGAGTACCTCATATCGAAGATCTCCTCCCTGTCTATGCTAGTAACAAGTAAAACCTTCGAAAGTATCTCCGAAATTTTCACGTCCTTCTACTCGTGGGTCTCCAACAATTCCAGTCTTCTCTACGATGTGGCATTATACAACAAAGTGTTAGAGTGCACAGAAATTTACCAAAACAATTTAATCAacataatgaagaaaaaatttaatgccAATATAATTTTTGCGGACTTTAGAAATTTCGTTATTTCCTTTAATGAATTTTCAGTCATATcgggaagaaatattttaaaaggcCTAATCCAGTACTTCTCCCACAGTGACTCCATTTATGCCAATGTgcctttttatattaaacAGGAATATATTGCAGCTTGCCAATTTGATAAGTATAATTTTATTAGGTATAAGGAATATTCCAATCCGAATGAAGAAAACACggatgaaaatttaaaaataattgaatatcttccccccatttgtgaATCCTTCCTGAGGTATGTCCTGGACGTGATTACGTTGAATCCTTTGCAAGACATAATCACGCTGTATGATAAGTTGGATCCCCACTGTGGCAAACAAGTGGAAGGGGGAGTGTTCACCTTATCCACGCCTGACAAGCCAATCCGACCAGATGAACAGAATGCTAACAAAAACGTAGATCACGCAGAAGCAAACAGGAAGGACGAAAAGAGCTACTTCAACATGGTCCTGAAAAGTGACAAATTAACGGACAAAATAAGCCTAACACAAAAAGCACAACtgaaatatatttatgaCAATTCATTTGACGACATGGATGAAGTGTGCGAAAGTTTAGCTTTGATCAACGAAAATGTAGACGTGCTGTCATACAAATTAGAAGAGAAGCTAAAGGATCTGTGGTTCATGCCTggacatatttataaaaaaattaaaaagtcgataaagtataaaaaatatttagtGGAAAATTACTGGCCatatgatgatgaagaaatGGATGAAATGGACGAAAGTAACATTAACATGgtcccatttttatttccaaaaACTTTGGGAAATCTagccaaaagggaaaataactGGAGATTAGAAATTGTTAAGTTCTGCATATTTCTCATGCAAAATGATAAGCTGCTAAACCTTGAGAATGAAAACTCTAATGAAGCTTTCCACGAAAAAAGACACGAGCTTTTTGAAATTGTGGGGGACAGTGAATACAACAGGAAAAATTCCCTCTGGAAAAGTCCCTGCCCagaattaattttaaaagataTCTTCTGTGAAAATTGCTCCTCAGTGTACCACATGAATGTTGTCACCAGTTTGGTGGAGGCAGAGATTAATGGAAAACCGTCCTTCATTTGGTTGTGCAAAAACTGCAATTCCAAATATGACAACGATTTTATTGAACTAAAAATTTTGTCCCTGCTGCAGGAGACCTTTGATGCGTATAATGTAAGTTtttctgttccattttttttttttttttgcactgcGCCGGGGAACACACACTTTCTGGAAGGGATGCCTTTTCTTGGGTGGCCATCACATCCCCGTCAGCGTGATGCAGCACTTTCTATTCAGATCAtcactcccccccttcttgtTTCCCCCATTCCTGTGCAGGCCCAAGACCTCGTATGCAACAACTGCAACGCCATCAAGTCCTTCTACCGCAGGGCAATTTGCAAATGCGGCCAAATCTTTACGCCCCGTTTGGATATAACCAACTGGACACGAACCCTCGAAATTATGGAAAATTTAGGCACCATGCTAAACATGCCTATATTGCTAGACGTTTTGAATTCGATGAAAACGTACCTTGTGTAAACGGATCGTTTTGCTTCATCACTATGGGGTTCTATTTAACGAATCCATTTAGCAGCGCGATGTAACCGTGTGTTTTTTCTGCATACGTGCACCATTTTGTCGCGTTCCCCGAGTTGACCAAAAAAAGCCAACTCATTTGTGACGAATTATTCTTACTTGTAATGAAAAGCGTGCACACCGCAGTTACGAGGAATTACTTCTTGCACATTAGTAAAacaattattaaaaaaaaaaaggcgtaaTTCCTATTAAGGAACTATACACactggtaaaaaaaaaggcacctATAAATGTACCATACAACAAAAGAACGAAAGCGCTTTAACAAAATAACCAACCATTAAAttacattttctcctttaattCTTCCCAGTTTGTGCATCCCAATTTGGTTtacactattttttttttttttttttttgcctttcaCCATGGGTGCAATGTCTGATTGCGTATAGCTCCTATGACCCTCCTCCCGCGCATAGAAGCAAATAACTATATGCGCACCCGTTTCAGCTCCGTCACTTCTAACGTATTCACTAGATATAATGCCTATCATTCACATGTAGAGATAACGCCTTCATTCTTGGTCCTTTAAGTACGAGTGGACATCTGCAAGGGTTAAGCGTAACGTGTGTGGTAATGACTCATGTTTGTGAATATATGAATCCGTATGCATACACAGGGAGACTCTGTAACTCTTCCCCCGACGGAGCAACTATTACAATCGCGCAAACACGCAAATTGTagcaaaacgaaaaatcggcgctcttttttatattaaagGTGCCGCTTCGGAACAAACGAATGATTCTACTTGGGAAGCTACGTGACAATCGCGCCATTTAATGTAGCTTTATTGGGTTCGAAGCGATTTTGCAGGGGGTGATGCTGACATGTTTCTTTCGTGACTTtcccgtttttttatttggcttctttctcctttttgtgctCCCTTCTGT contains these protein-coding regions:
- a CDS encoding DNA polymerase — encoded protein: MTTQARTKGWEKDSKINADYEYERLIKLENKFNIKPWLSKGQKEGYLYNIVPTVLNVVVKNSNKSQKKTGVHMYFVSDNNKTWRLTMFYRPYFYLKTKNIHNYEAVTKYLRKELDKWNVEIDYVKKEDLSLYDHLNKKRSYLSNIFFKLSFDTIENLLNARDFISKIIERNKKNKERNNTSNSDKHIFNEYEYELSQSKLDFSYKHDVSYTKYDEYGQTGKVNKNDIGAAKKEEQGDSKKTHTSNNSTDNLGGKAKKNDAHVTVSTPKLNMNEIVVTTKRQILSKEEILQEITEIYEYDVKYTTRICIDQNIRCGLWYRITRDEEELYTETDAVHFEVLNKKVLAPLNVLAWDIECYKDELKFPDKEKDEIILISYMYNAQGYLIVNRNVMSKNIREFLYKPNEEYSGAGTFKIFNEENEYFLLKRFLEHIKILKIHIFVTYNGDFFDVPYLFRRCEINNLSVPKEIGFIMNNNKQECACNFILNIDAYKWVERDSYLPNGSRTLKSVCKIKLKYNPTEVDPELMVSIAKKNPQHLAVYSVSDAVATFYLYDKFIHNFLFALCSIIPMNPDNVLRQGSGTLCEQLLMAEAYKKNILFPNKFKPAYNQYFTDVENKKKYFIYDDSFVGGTVQSLKCGIYRDDLKEHFNLDVDTYKYLQQNVDSIIDFWVEKDLNKNCSPSDPKYINKNQIINLKQIKSDIMEKLNFFIQNPSISICPNIYHLDVAAMYPNIILSHRLQPNAIVTPDHCFNCSFYKQRHLCQKQMVWKRKLEISPIDYGHVLSLMQDLKTRLFYPQKSFFKMNNKEESDSSTNENSADVPVSKKKSWNELTEKQQHDELMKVIKDCSQRVFKKTKVAKEVDASSLVCQRENPFYVDTVRTFRDRRYVYKKGLKECEHEKKELLKANKIDYMKIQELDDKILLNDSLQLAHKCILNSFYGYVKRKSSRWYSDQMGAIVTYTGSQIINGAFNLINKIGIPVELDTDGIWCMLPKKFPEIYDVYIVDRSLLNRVREYEDKTEEELKNDASVKKVEFEFPTNILNFEMHKKWTNHQYLIYNESTDDYECISKNEIFFELDGPWHGMFLPASEKSDELLKKRYVVFNDKYKISELKGFEIKRRGELRIIQKFQSEIFNHFLKGKTKEESYYYASLTANKWKNLIDSKAIDIDNDDELFDLILAKKVLNKSVKEQPNAKSFGITTAKRLSELLCNSSYVEDNNVSTQFIVASKPIGSDITFRAIPIQIFKTNVETQIHYLNKWLGVKFPPDVPVNVRDIIDWDYYKQKLEVQILKLVIIPAIKQNINNPITSISVPEWLKKQINISEGKQKKITAFFVKKNVKKECISNDEASSSTPVKGETNEEEKKMKVDDPSLRSLEKKSPFPVEGACTTMNVTNNPLYNDAPPVSAKKRSLEQCLLENFISKRKKLGQLHDNSLAGLTHSNSGSIPYKKVNSLDNGLDNNVIIINHEKINNLKYTELFEMFQTDFQKWMQINNRIWKNNRSQIKKIRNEDKSKRKKYSLGDEEEDRNGRRRSGANSFSHLADADDEKTNAQKLSTLEPKYLHSIQNAMDIVHLYKKVKRKKVAPTSKKGKHNNTNPSAVGGNSSSAPMNISTKNEKQTLLKPYFEYFKHETESDSSNDEGDIFSDTNLIDEHDDDGIYYAIVSLKNMNKFYKIKIQIYRHIYINNYDPLDIKSNNKITIKLVSASGPSNSPDSENFKFHANAFAHCFLPRNVKIFNLYEFIMSERYFNRYVVNTLNANYHESIVSVYETKIPLYFDFLSRYGNSVEIDSNNYNSIFDENKCFKSHCFSKVEKNKLKNASQDYLDDVHFVYVHIFHTLVDNVCNRIFIGVYDQFDDNTDEQLLGCMLMFSGVGKEGDSPFNPYEVFLNFTHLQGDTSVNNTVDGEHAHKQAQGNLLDRDFFIKNVQRDFLFMYHYRKFETYFEDNPNVYKVLEHLDLYLNKYRSNILTGKKKYIFYVSSTIDRNKLGWWSTNKYFPCYFYKFENPAKYQNVSRITYKKDAFNLSLQLFYENYHKVEEDLNFSRISNIPLFNLLNVNRKNQKHKFIYDTLYASFLKRYKGILWLSYFGHYDLGIPCLNINNFCDYDLVKKNSDIINQGIYRGYIVHLFFNESLIFNSVRLFTKYANVKASTEYYHSSIASRNTHVKKGDHKGGGGTEHDAVAKWRQRMKYVKQNDQMEDELDEDDMSTTDDNYNKLGGIAHRKGRTGFMQYRMGDGTNRHSHQNSDDEWDDYGEDDEGDDQSNLNEKKNIVKNKYDINTIVEQNSHVSQFSNHAFKILGRSLEYLISKISSLSMLVTSKTFESISEIFTSFYSWVSNNSSLLYDVALYNKVLECTEIYQNNLINIMKKKFNANIIFADFRNFVISFNEFSVISGRNILKGLIQYFSHSDSIYANVPFYIKQEYIAACQFDKYNFIRYKEYSNPNEENTDENLKIIEYLPPICESFLRYVLDVITLNPLQDIITLYDKLDPHCGKQVEGGVFTLSTPDKPIRPDEQNANKNVDHAEANRKDEKSYFNMVLKSDKLTDKISLTQKAQLKYIYDNSFDDMDEVCESLALINENVDVLSYKLEEKLKDLWFMPGHIYKKIKKSIKYKKYLVENYWPYDDEEMDEMDESNINMVPFLFPKTLGNLAKRENNWRLEIVKFCIFLMQNDKLLNLENENSNEAFHEKRHELFEIVGDSEYNRKNSLWKSPCPELILKDIFCENCSSVYHMNVVTSLVEAEINGKPSFIWLCKNCNSKYDNDFIELKILSLLQETFDAYNAQDLVCNNCNAIKSFYRRAICKCGQIFTPRLDITNWTRTLEIMENLGTMLNMPILLDVLNSMKTYLV